In the Engystomops pustulosus chromosome 2, aEngPut4.maternal, whole genome shotgun sequence genome, one interval contains:
- the HSPH1 gene encoding heat shock protein 105 kDa — MSVVGFDLGFQNCHVAIARAGGIETVANEFSDRCTPAVVSFGTKNRTIGVAAKNQLVTNASNTVSSFKKLHGRAFNDPFIQKEKNNLAYELVQTNNGGVGLRVMYMEEPHVFSVEQITAMLLTKLKETAEMNLKKPVTDCVISVPSFFTDAERRSVLDSAQIVGLNCLKLMNDMTAVALNYGIYKQDLPAPEEKPKIVVFADMGHSSFQISACAFNKGKLKVLGTAFDPYMGGRNFDEKLVEHFCAEFKTKYKLDVKSKIRALLRLSQECEKLKKLMSSNSTDLPLNIECFMNDLDVSGRMNRSDFEALCADLLQRIDAPLHSLMEQIQLRVEDISSVEIIGGATRIPAVKERIARFFGKDVSTTLIADEAVARGCALQCAILSPAFKVREFSVTDVVPYPISLKWSTEADEAEGIHEVFSRNHAAPFSKVLTFYRKNPFQLEAFYSDPAAIPYPEAKIGQFVVQNISQSKDGEKAKVKVKVRVNTHGIFSVSTASVVEKMEVDEVEEQAADSGLEGKNQGSVDAMEEDKPGQQDHPEAGTQPQVQTDEKPSPPPPESTGEEHRMADNEKVEKKSDKPPEAKKPKMKVKNIEVPIEANFVWQLGKDLLNMYIENEGKMILQDKLEKERNDAKNAVEEYVYEYRDKLSGPYGRFISEEDLGSFSEILTETENWLYEDGEDQSRQVYVDKLQELKKLGNPVVERYREAEERPKAFEELGRRLQHYTKIIEEYKNQSADYLHITATDMEKVEKCVRETMEWMNNAMNLQAKQHLDQNPVVYVRDIKAQLSALDGSCHRIVTQPKPKVDSPKSDKPVNGMNHNDDLKDEKNKSVPTSQQNGKCQPTDKETIDMDFD; from the exons ATGTCTGTGGTCGGCTTCGACCTCGGATTTCAAAACTGTCACGTCGCCATCGCCCGAGCTGGTGGCATCGAGACTGTGGCCAATGAGTTCAGCGACAGATGCACGCC GGCCGTGGTGTCTTTTGGAACAAAGAACAGAACAATTGGTGTCGCTGCTAAGAATCAG CTGGTCACAAATGCATCCAATACCGTATCCAGTTTCAAGAAGCTCCACGGACGAGCGTTTAATGATCCTTTCATCCAGAAGGAGAAGAATAACTTGGCCTATGAGCTGGTACAGACTAACAATGGAGGCGTTGGGTTACGG GTGATGTACATGGAGGAGCCACATGTATTCAGTGTAGAACAGATAACTGCGATGCTTCTGACCAAACTTAAGGAGACGGCGGAGATGAACCTGAAGAAGCCGGTGACTGACTGCGTCATATCT GTGCCCTCGTTCTTTACAGACGCTGAGAGGCGATCGGTGCTGGATTCGGCACAGATAGTTGGTCTGAATTGCCTGAAACTGATGAATGATATGACAGCAG TTGCTTTGAACTATGGCATCTACAAGCAAGATCTTCCGGCTCCAGAAGAGAAGCCCAAGATTGTGGTTTTTGCTGACATGGGACATTCATCTTTCCAGATTTCTGCCTGTGCATTCAATAAGGGCAAGTTAAAG GTTTTGGGGACTGCCTTTGACCCGTATATGGGAGGAAGGAATTTTGATGAGAAATTGGTTGAGCACTTCTGTGCAGAGTTCAAGACCAAATACAAGTTGGATGTGAAGTCTAAAATCCGAGCTCTCCTGCGCCTCTCCCAGGAATGTGAGAAGCTGAAGAAGCTGATGAGCAGCAACAGCACCGACCTTCCCCTTAATATTGAATGTTTCATGAATGATCTTGATGTGTCAGGACGGATGAACAG GTCAGACTTTGAAGCTTTATGTGCCGACCTCTTACAAAGAATCGATGCCCCGCTGCACTCTTTAATGGAACAGATCCAGCTCCGAGTAGAGGACATCAGCTCTGTAGAAATCATTGGTGGTGCGACACGTATTCCAGCCGTGAAGGAACGCATCGCCAGGTTTTTCGGGAAGGATGTCAGCACCACTCTCATTGCTGATGAAGCCGTTGCAAGGGGCTGCGCACTTCAG tgtgCAATCCTCTCCCCGGCCTTTAAGGTACGAGAGTTTTCCGTCACTGATGTGGTGCCCTATCCCATCTCCTTGAAGTGGAGCACAGAAGCGGATGAGGCCGAAGG AATCCATGAAGTCTTCAGCAGGAATCATGCAGCCCCATTCTCGAAGGTCCTCACATTTTACAGGAAAAATCCCTTCCAACTTGAAGCTTTTTATTCTGATCCAGCTGCCATCCCTTATCCTGAAGCTAAAATAG GTCAGTTTGTCGTTCAGAATATTTCTCAATCTAAGGACGGAGAAAAGGCTAAAGTGAAGGTTAAGGTTCGTGTGAACACCCATGGAATATTCAGCGTTTCCACAGCTTCTGTGGTGGAGAAGATGGAGGTGGATGAAGTAGAAGAACAAGCTGCAGATAGTGGACTGGAAGGAAAGAACCAGGGCTCTGTGGATGCTATGGAAGAGGAT AAGCCTGGCCAGCAAGATCATCCCGAAGCTGGCACCCAGCCCCAGGTACAAACCGATGAGaaaccttctcctcctccacccgagTCCACTGGCGAGGAACACAGAATGGCTGACAATGAAAAA GTGGAAAAGAAGAGTGATAAACCTCCCGAGGCCAAGAAGCCAAAGATGAAAGTGAAGAACATTGAGGTGCCCATTGAAGCTAACTTTGTATGGCAACTGGGAAAAGACCTGCTCAACATGTACATTGAGAATGAG GGAAAGATGATTCTGCAGGATAAGCTGGAGAAGGAGCGGAACGACGCCAAGAATGCAGTAGAGGAATACGTGTATGAATACAGGGACAAGCTCTCGGGCCCCTATGGCAGATTCATCAGCGAGGAG GATCTTGGTAGTTTTTCTGAGATTTTAACGGAAACTGAGAACTGGTTGTATGAAGATGGGGAGGATCAGTCCAGACAGGTGTATGTGGATAAGCTTCAGGAGCTCAAG AAACTTGGAAATCCAGTGGTCGAGCGCTACAGAGAAGCAGAGGAGCGGCCAAAAGCCTTTGAAGAACTTGGCCGAAGGTTACAGCACTACACAAAGATTATAGAGGAATACAAGAACCAG AGTGCGGATTACCTGCACATCACTGCGACCGACATGGAGAAAGTGGAGAAATGTGTACGGGAAACCATGGAATGGATGAACAACGCCATGAATCTTCAAGCTAAGCAGCATCTAGATCAGAACCCTGTGGTATATGTCCGTGATATCAAAGCACAGCTTTCT GCATTGGATGGCAGCTGCCACCGCATCGTGACGCAGCCGAAACCGAAGGTGGATTCTCCCAAATCGGACAAGCCTGTAAATGGTATGAACCACAATGATGACCTCAAGGATGAGAAAAACAAAAGCGTCCCGACGTCCCAGCAGAATGGAAAATGCCAGCCGACTGACAAGGAGACGATTGACATGGACTTTGATTAA